GGTGCAGCTCTCTGATGTCGACCGCGGGGTGTACGAGCAGCTGACGCTCAAGGTCGCGCAGCACCCCTCAGAGACCGTGCAGTTCATGACGACGCGGGTGCTCGCCCTGTGCCTCGAGCACGAGGAGGGCATCGCGTTCGGCGGCGGCATCTCCGGTGGCGACGAGCCCGCCGTGCTGGTGCGCGACCGCACCGGGGCGCTCGTCGCATGGATCGAGGTGGGCGCGCCCGATGCCGAGCGCGTGCACCGCGGCAGCATGGCAGCAGAGCGCACCGCCGTCTACACGCATCGCGATCCGGAGCGCGTCGCGGCACGGTGGTCGGGCAAGCGCATCCACCGCGCGGAGGACGTGCGGCTCGTCTGGTTCGATGCCGGATTCGTCGACGCGGTCGCCGAGGCCATCACACGGCGGACGGCGATGTCGGTGTCCGTGACGGAGGGTGAGCTCTACCTCGAGGTGAACGGCACGACACTCTCGTCGAGCATCCACGAGCGCCGCGCGGGCTGAGCCCGCCCGGCAGCGCTCAGCGGCCGAGCACGAACGCTCGCCTGCCCTCGTGGTCGCCGTAGAACCATCCGAGCCACGCCACCGCGGCGGCCAGCAGCACCGCGCCGGCCGCGCACCAGCCGAGGCCCGCGGCGAAGAGCACGACGGCCCAGCCCAGCTGCAGCGTGATGAAGCCGAGCTCCGCGAGCACCGCGGG
The window above is part of the Agrococcus sp. ARC_14 genome. Proteins encoded here:
- a CDS encoding YaeQ family protein — its product is MASGATIHTFEVQLSDVDRGVYEQLTLKVAQHPSETVQFMTTRVLALCLEHEEGIAFGGGISGGDEPAVLVRDRTGALVAWIEVGAPDAERVHRGSMAAERTAVYTHRDPERVAARWSGKRIHRAEDVRLVWFDAGFVDAVAEAITRRTAMSVSVTEGELYLEVNGTTLSSSIHERRAG